A region from the Cannabis sativa cultivar Pink pepper isolate KNU-18-1 chromosome 9, ASM2916894v1, whole genome shotgun sequence genome encodes:
- the LOC133031125 gene encoding uncharacterized protein LOC133031125: METKNYNAEFKKLDKRMKDILSNQKNIHGELVIFNQNFKDFCKILSEYTRSTPSGTSNVDKCVLENDVPLTKKDKIEHSLSGHEVVPGNVHADDGYVDPQNEVQE; the protein is encoded by the exons ATGGAAACCAAAAATTACAATGCCGAGTTCAAAAAACTTGATAAACGGATGAAAGATATCTTatcaaaccaaaaaaatattcatGGCGAACTTGTGATATTCAACCaaaattttaaagatttttgtaAGATTCTAAGTGAATACACAAGGAGTACTCCATCCGGTACATCTAATGTTGATAAGTGTGTTCTTGAAAATGATGTTCCTCTTACTAAG aaGGACAAAATTGAACATTCTTTATCTGGCCATGAAGTTGTACCTGGTAATGTTCATGCGGATGATGGATATGTTGACCCTCAAAATGAGGTACAAGAATAA